The following proteins are encoded in a genomic region of Tachysurus fulvidraco isolate hzauxx_2018 chromosome 22, HZAU_PFXX_2.0, whole genome shotgun sequence:
- the LOC113637276 gene encoding corticoliberin gives MKRFMLLVVVVVLSTFIPRSQCKAISRSRDERAGSSLTERQRPALPILMRLGEEYFIRLDDPKQSMRASEQSSLPQATTVNRALQLQLTQRMLQEEVNGLGNVLTDNFIQLPERKRRGEEPPISLDLTFHLLREVLEMARAEQLVQQASNNRKMMDFFGK, from the coding sequence ATGAAGCGGTTCATGCTGTTAGTGGTGGTTGTGGTGCTCAGCACCTTCATTCCCCGCAGCCAATGCAAAGCTATATCCAGGTCTAGGGATGAGCGCGCTGGCTCTAGCCTAACGGAACGGCAGCGACCGGCTCTACCGATCCTCATGCGCCTGGGAGAAGAATACTTCATCAGGTTGGATGACCCGAAGCAGAGTATGCGCGCATCTGAACAAAGCTCTCTGCCACAAGCGACCACCGTTAATCGTGCACTTCAGCTGCAGCTCACACAGAGGATGTTGCAGGAAGAGGTGAATGGACTTGGTAACGTTTTAACAGACAACTTCATCCAGCTGCCGGAGAGGAAGCGTCGGGGCGAAGAACCACCAATCTCCCTGGATCTGACGTTTCACCTGTTGCGCGAAGTGCTGGAGATGGCACGGGCTGAACAGTTAGTGCAACAGGCAAGCAACAACCGAAAAATGATGGACTTCTTTGGGAAGTAA
- the trim55a gene encoding tripartite motif-containing protein 55a, with protein sequence MDGLEKQLICPICLEMFTKPVVILPCQHNLCRKCANDIFQASNPYLPTRGGSTMSSGGRFRCPSCRHEVVLDRHGVYGLQRNLLVENIIDMYKQETISTSNKAEPQQKPAVMMCELHEDEKINIYCVSCSVPTCSLCKVFGAHQNCEVAPISSVYENQKTELSEGVAMLVGNNDRIQAIISLLEESCRSVEENGRKQKMHVCESFDHLYALLEDRKGELTLKISSEQQEKLNYIKGLQRRYTEHLDNSAKLVETGIQTMEEPEMALFLQNAKPLLQKIVEGRNTSYLEKLERGYENMDHFTVSFEHEKKAILNIDFTRDDDEADEEEDHEIQVVNDASVSSWTQESEAFKTSPVKQSPILTSVSQPVEDSASQLTAAPSPAQTVDSSSTQNTTLSTSTTVQTKSTSMSQNISSVTPTPTTDPSAPEKTATEGSTNPSAGIANQSSDGPRHVFSFSWLNTPK encoded by the exons ATGGACGGCCTGGAAAAGCAGCTAATCTGTCCGATCTGCCTGGAGATGTTCACCAAGCCGGTGGTGATCTTACCCTGTCAACACAACCTGTGCCGGAAATGTGCCAATGACATATTTCAG GCCTCAAATCCTTATTTGCCAACACGCGGAGGTTCTACAATGAGTTCTGGTGGCCGGTTCCGTTGCCCGTCTTGCAGACATGAAGTGGTCCTAGATCGACATGGTGTTTATGGACTCCAGCGGAACCTTCTAGTGGAAAACATAATCGACATGTACAAACAGGAGACAATCAG tacaaGCAATAAAGCAGAGCCACAGCAGAAACCAGCTGTAATGATGTGTGAGTTACATGAGGATGAGAAGATTAATATTTACTGTGTGTCCTGTTCTGTTCCCACCTGCTCTTTGTGCAAAGTGTTTGGTGCTCATCAGAACTGTGAAGTTGCACCAATCAGTAGTGTCTACGAGAACCAGAAA acagaGTTGTCAGAGGGTGTTGCTATGCTTGTGGGAAACAATGACAGAATTCAAGCCATCATCAGCCTGCTGGAGGAGAGCTGCAGATCTGTGGAG GAGAATGGTCGCAAGCAgaaaatgcatgtgtgtgagtcgTTTGATCACCTGTATGCATTACTGGAAGATAGGAAAGGAGAGCTGACACTTAAAATCAGCTCTGAACAGCAGGAGAAACTCAATTACATCAAAGGCCTACAgcgcag GTACACAGAGCATCTGGACAATAGTGCAAAGCTGGTGGAGACAGGAATCCAAACCATGGAGGAACCAGAGATGGCCCTCTTCCTGCAG AATGCAAAGCCTCTACTACAGAA GATAGTAGAGGGGAGGAACACTTCTTACTTGGAGAAGTTGGAGCGTGGTTATGAAAATATGGATCATTTTACTGTCAGCTTCGAGCATGAAAAAAAAGCCATCCTTAACATTGATTTCACCAGAG atgatgatgaagctGATGAGGAAGAGGATCATGAAATTCAAGTGGTTAATGATGCAAGTGTCAGTAGCTGGACTCAGGAGTCTGAAGCATTTAAGACATCCCCTGTCAAGCAAAGCCCTATCCTGACTTCAGTCTCCCAACCAGTTGAAGACAGCGCATCTCAACTGACTGCGGCTCCAAGCCCTGCTCAGACAGTGGACTCCAgttcaacacaaaacacaacactttcTACTTCCACTACTGTCCAAACAAAAAGCACTAGCATGTCACAGAATATATCCTCAGTCACACCAACTCCAACCACAGACCCCAGTGCTCCAGAAAAAACTGCAACAGAG ggATCCACCAACCCCAGTGCAGGAATTGCCAATCAAAGCTCAGATGGTCCACGCCATGTTTTCTCCTTTTCCTGGCTAAATACAcccaaataa
- the LOC113637322 gene encoding cytochrome P450 7B1 produces the protein MSEILLTLTFGTASILLLFLLFSRRRREGEPPLIKGWIPFLGKALEFRKDSYQFLQQLQKCHGDVFTVLIAGKYMTFVMNPLLYSAVIKQGKQLDFHEFSDAAASTTFGFPAIRTARFPGLSDKIQKSFLLLQGSYLNSLRRKMMENLQFVLKQDFLSAQAEGRENDWRQKDLYEFCERVMFEATFLTLYGRPPKTNTDAHLQRKSWLDALLDNFKKFDAMLPLLIAGIPISLLGRTKSIREQIIRFFHPHRMAEWTSPSEFIQARVEIFEQYDTLGDLDKAAHHFAILWASLGNTVSACFWGLYHLLSSPQAFSVVREEIFGMFGNKEPDLILSQDTLTQEQLDKLIYLESAINESLRLSSISMNIRVVQKDFCLQLNPHFSVSVRKGDIVTLYPQSTHLDPDIYPNPQEYQFDRFVENGKLKTEFFKGNQKIRYYHMPFGSGATMCPGRFFAISELKQFLSITLLMYDMQLTAGQQHATMDKSRAGLGIMSPGNHIFFRYRVKKNSM, from the exons ATGTCGGAGATTTTACTGACTTTAACTTTTGGCACAGCATCGATTCTCTTGCTCTTTTTGCTGTTCAGCAGGAGAAg gagagagggagagcctCCACTGATAAAAGGATGGATTCCTTTTCTGGGGAAAGCTCTGGAATTCAGGAAAGATTCCTATCAGTTTTTACAACAACTACAGAAGTGTCATGGAGATGTTTTCACTGTACTCATTGCAG GTAAATACATGACATTTGTGATGAACCCGCTTCTGTACTCAGCTGTCATTAAGCAGGGGAAGCAGCTGGACTTTCATGAGTTTTCAGATGCAGCAGCTTCCACAACTTTTGGCTTCCCTGCTATACGCACTGCAAGGTTCCCTGGCTTGAGTGACAAAATTCAGAAATCATTCCTGCTCCTCCAGGGCTCCTATCTCAACTCTCTCAGGCGAAAAATGATGGAAAACTTACAGTTTGTCTTAAAACAAGATTTCCTGTCTGCCCAAGCAGAAGGAAGAGAGAATGACTGGCGGCAGAAGGACCTATATGAGTTCTGTGAACGTGTGATGTTTGAGGCAACATTTCTGACACTATATGGACGACccccaaaaacaaacacggATGCACACTTGCAAAGGAAGAGTTGGTTGGATGCACTGTTGGATAACTTTAAAAAGTTTGATGCAATGCTTCCTCTGTTAATTGCTGGAATACCCATCAGTCTACTGGGAAGAACTAAATCTATTCGGGAACAAATAATTAGGTTTTTCCATCCTCACAGAATGGCAGAATGGACCAGTCCATCAGAGTTCATACAGGCACGTGTGGAGATTTTTGAACAGTATGACACACTCGGAGACCTGGACAAAGCAG CTCATCACTTTGCAATTCTTTGGGCATCTTTGGGCAACACTGTCTCCGCATGCTTCTGGGGTCTTTACCACCTACTCTCCAGCCCACAGGCATTTTCAGTTGTTCGAGAGGAGATTTTTGGCATGTTTGGAAACAAGGAGCCAGACTTGATTCTTAGTCAGGACACACTGACTCAGGAGCAACTTGACAAACTGATTTACCTTG AGAGTGCTATTAATGAAAGCCTCCGTCTTTCTTCGATCTCAATGAATATCCGGGTGGTTCAGAAAGATTTTTGTCTGCAACTGAACCCCCACTTCTCAGTTAGTGTGCGTAAAGGAGACATCGTTACTCTTTACCCCCAGAGCACACACCTGGACCCTGACATCTACCCAAATCCACAg GAGTACCAGTTTGACCGTTTTGTGGAGAATGGGAAGCTGAAAACTGAATTTTTCAAAGGCAATCAAAAGATCCGTTACTACCACATGCCATTTGGATCTGGTGCTACTATGTGTCCTGGACGATTCTTTGCCATTTCTGAACTAAAGCAATTTTTGTCTATCACACTGCTGATGTATGACATGCAGCTCACTGCTGGTCAACAGCATGCAACAATGGACAAATCCCGAGCAGGTCTGGGCATAATGTCACCTGGAAATCATATCTTCTTTAGatatagagtaaaaaaaaacagcatgtag
- the slc39a6 gene encoding zinc transporter ZIP6 isoform X5 translates to MAIWIWFPIVTALLLVRPCLMAVNGDCDPPVVERDRLLAERTQQQHLHALFLKYGENGTISMAGLQRLLEGLGLDRIRRITVQHHGNKHDHTHSHAHSPTHTHKHTTHTHSVGSKKDDDGSSVEKSILTSSVNPDSISVKKSQLDIHHNLYIKRDSDATAILTTPSYVAKSRRSERSSDNNLMGSDFSQNNATTYHNENTSTSNLDDHNNHDKNEKSPLTHNFSQESQCQNATTILQTHGMSQEMTLSVNDFSFLCPALLVQVDFKSCLLHAEKQSEDKDHIHHHHHHHHDEAGGKSQKNFPIYMAWIGSFLSITIISLLALAGGVLIPFINKVCFNFLLSFLVALAVGTLSGDALLHLIPHVCSQMSQGHHKHHHADNESLEHGLQDNSEDSLKPVWTGLTALGGVYIMFLIEHFLTLAKMFKDRKQKEQKRAELAAEMLESQNVPVIADIIVKPLDDSELNGKHACGQGLPEEEEVMLSEGCYTDEDCENKCHSHFHDTVGQSDEQHHHHHNYHHILHHHHSQNHHPHTHTHRRTQSYSVQHFENAGVATLAWMVIMGDGLHNFSDGLAIGAAFTEGLSSGLSTSVAVFCHELPHELGVEVFS, encoded by the exons ATGGCAATATGGATATGGTTCCCGATAGTGACAGCTCTGCTGCTGGTCAGGCCCTGCTTGATGGCTGTGAATGGTGACTGTGACCCGCCTGTAGTGGAGAGGGACAGACTTTTAGCAGAGAGAACACAGCAGCAACATCTGCATGCACTTTTCTTAAAGTATGGTGAGAATGGGACCATCTCAATGGCTGGTCTGCAAAGGCTGCTCGAGGGATTGGGACTGGACCGCATCAGGAGAATTACAGTGCAACACCATGGAAACAAACATgaccacacacattcacatgcacactcaccaacacacacacacaaacacaccacacatacgCATTCTGTTGGTAGCAAGAAGGATGATGATGGGTCCAGTGTGGAGAAGAGTATCTTAACCTCCAGTGTGAATCCTGACTCTATTTCTGTGAAGAAGAGCCAATTAGATATTCACCACAATCTCTACATAAAGAGAGATTCTGATGCAACTGCTATTCTGACCACACCGTCTTATGTAGCCAAATCACGCCGATCCGAACGCAGCTCAGACAACAACCTCATGGGCTCTGACTTTTCCCAGAACAATGCAACCACCTACCACAATGAGAACACGTCCACAAGCAACCTGGATGACCACAATAACCATGACAAAAATGAGAAAAGTCCATTAACCCATAACTTCAGTCAAGAG tctcagtgCCAGAATGCCACCACGATTCTGCAGACGCATGGCATGTCCCAAGAAATGACCCTCTCTGTTAATGACTTCAGCTTCCTTTGTCCTGCTCTTCTTGTGCAAGTTGATTTCAAGTCCTGTCTTCTGCATGCTGAGAAGCAATCAG aagATAAAGATCACattcaccaccaccatcaccatcaccatgaTGAAGCTGGTGGAAAAAGCCAGAAGAATTTTCCCATTTATATGG CATGGATTGGAAGTTTTCTCTCCATCACGATAATCAGTTTGCTGGCTCTGGCAGGTGGAGTCCTAATACCATTTATCAACAAAGTGTGTTTTAACTTCCTGCTCAGTTTCCTGGTTGCCCTTGCAGTTGGCACGCTCAGTGGAGATGCCCTACTGCACCTTATCCCACATGTATGTTCACAAATG tctcagggTCACCACAAGCACCATCATGCTGACAATGAAAGCTTGGAGCATGGTCTCCAAGACAACAGTGAAGATTCCCTTAAGCCTGTTTGGACAGGGTTGACTGCATTGGGGGGAGTTTACATCATGTTTCTCATTGAGCATTTTTTGACCCTTGCAAAAATGTtcaaagacagaaaacaaaag GAGCAGAAGAGAGCGGAATTGGCTGCTGAAATGTTAGAGTCTCAGAATGTGCCAGTTATAGCTGACATTATTGTCAAACCTCTCGATG ATTCTGAGCTGAATGGCAAGCATGCGTGTGGACAGGGTCTGCCAGAGGAGGAAGAAGTGATGTTATCTGAGGGTTGCTACACCGATGAAGACTGTGAGAACAAGTGCCACTCCCATTTCCACGATACTGTCGGCCAGTCAGACGAGCAgcaccaccatcaccacaacTACCACCATATTCTGCACCATCACCACTCTCAAAACCATCAtccccacactcacacacacagacgtacacaatcTTATTCTGTCCAGCATTTTGAGAATGCTGGGGTTGCCACCCTTGCTTGGATGGTCATTATGGGGGACGGCCTGCACAACTTTAGCGATGGGCTGGCTATAG